A part of Bacteroidota bacterium genomic DNA contains:
- a CDS encoding inorganic pyrophosphatase produces MLKQNYTVHPWHGISPGLNAPESVTAFIEIVPTDTVKYEIDKATGFLKVDRPQKYSNVLPCLYGFIPQTYCGQKIGEYCGEKTGRTGIHGDGDPLDICVFTERNITHGNIIVPAIPIGGFRMIDGGQADDKIIAVMYNDEIYSGWDDIDHLPLSLVERLKHYFLTYKAMPGAPNKAEITHLYNKEEARTIIKTSMEDYFNLIKSA; encoded by the coding sequence ATGTTAAAACAAAATTATACCGTTCACCCATGGCATGGCATTAGTCCGGGTTTAAATGCACCTGAATCGGTAACGGCATTTATCGAAATTGTGCCAACCGATACCGTGAAGTATGAAATAGATAAGGCTACGGGATTTTTAAAGGTTGACCGTCCCCAAAAATATTCAAATGTATTACCCTGTTTATATGGATTTATACCACAAACATATTGTGGTCAAAAAATAGGTGAATATTGTGGTGAAAAGACAGGCAGAACAGGCATTCATGGCGATGGTGACCCATTGGATATATGTGTTTTTACTGAACGTAATATTACACATGGAAACATTATTGTTCCGGCAATTCCAATCGGTGGATTCAGAATGATAGACGGCGGACAGGCAGATGATAAAATTATTGCCGTAATGTATAATGATGAAATTTATTCCGGATGGGATGATATCGACCATTTACCATTATCGTTAGTTGAACGATTAAAACATTATTTTTTAACGTACAAGGCCATGCCGGGTGCGCCAAATAAAGCAGAAATCACCCATCTCTACAACAAAGAAGAGGCAAGAACCATTATTAAAACCTCGATGGAAGATTATTTTAATTTAATTAAATCTGCATAA
- a CDS encoding T9SS type A sorting domain-containing protein: protein MKKIYSFLSILFVTGALTAQVNVTYMVDITNYLAAGNTLGAGGIRIGGDFAATGAMNGATAMAAWTPSDPTCALTDMGSNVWSITVTYPTSSIGMTQPYKFVNNDWGTNEGTDAATTIATDGCGTDDGGGNINRTLLIPDADVMLQYCWDACFKCDGSAPEVLGVENVNAISGVVVSPNPVSTNATISFNLTTGAEVSVSIMNMMGQEVLTVANANEVAGNHAYSIDVTSLPAGNYVFRVIAGDAVTSGNIVKL, encoded by the coding sequence ATGAAAAAAATTTACTCTTTTCTTTCAATTTTGTTTGTAACAGGTGCATTAACTGCACAGGTAAATGTTACCTATATGGTAGACATTACAAACTACTTAGCAGCAGGTAATACACTTGGTGCTGGCGGAATCAGAATTGGTGGCGACTTCGCTGCTACAGGTGCTATGAACGGTGCAACAGCTATGGCTGCTTGGACGCCTTCAGATCCTACTTGTGCTTTAACCGACATGGGTAGCAACGTGTGGAGCATTACCGTTACTTATCCAACATCTTCAATTGGTATGACTCAGCCTTACAAATTCGTTAACAACGACTGGGGTACAAACGAAGGTACAGATGCAGCAACAACAATTGCAACTGACGGTTGTGGTACTGATGATGGTGGTGGAAACATCAACCGCACATTACTTATTCCTGATGCAGATGTAATGTTACAATACTGCTGGGATGCTTGTTTCAAATGTGATGGCAGCGCTCCTGAAGTATTAGGTGTTGAAAACGTAAACGCTATTTCTGGTGTTGTTGTTTCTCCAAACCCTGTTTCTACTAACGCTACTATCAGCTTTAACTTAACTACAGGTGCAGAAGTTTCTGTAAGCATCATGAACATGATGGGTCAGGAAGTTTTAACCGTAGCTAACGCTAACGAAGTTGCAGGTAACCATGCTTATAGCATCGATGTTACTTCACTTCCTGCCGGTAACTATGTTTTCCGTGTAATTGCAGGTGATGCAGTTACTTCAGGTAACATCGTTAAATTGTAA
- a CDS encoding histidine kinase, whose amino-acid sequence MLKKYQIVWHSLFWVLFLALMTLIFARFLGFEQALLRNLANCLVLMPLVYFNLYFLVDTFLFKEKYFQYAGIVILLIAITSPLRAYIDNTFRFNNNNPLVMYSPAHYGTIVLSSVIMLGVTTTLKLLEEWYEKKEVAATLTSLKLEAELRFLKAQVNPHFLFNVLNNIYTLTYLEGKVAAPQILKLSGLMRYMLYESNEALVPLAKELEYINNYLDLQQLKNENKNKVQFKLIGDPAAIKIAPLLFIPFFENAFKHGDVMNTTDGFLRAEINISQNYLKFNIENSIAPPESRKDKTGGIGLENVKKRLDLLYPEKFVLDIFTRDNVFFVHLTIDLF is encoded by the coding sequence GTGCTTAAAAAATATCAAATCGTTTGGCATAGTTTGTTTTGGGTGTTGTTTTTAGCACTCATGACGTTAATATTTGCGCGTTTTCTTGGCTTTGAACAAGCCCTGCTGCGCAATTTGGCTAATTGCCTCGTGCTTATGCCGTTGGTGTATTTTAATCTTTACTTTTTAGTGGATACTTTCTTATTTAAAGAAAAGTATTTTCAATATGCCGGCATCGTAATTTTACTAATTGCCATTACTTCACCACTAAGGGCTTACATTGATAATACCTTCCGTTTTAACAACAACAATCCTTTAGTAATGTATTCGCCTGCCCACTATGGAACCATTGTATTAAGTTCGGTTATTATGCTCGGTGTAACCACTACACTCAAATTATTGGAAGAATGGTACGAAAAAAAGGAAGTTGCCGCCACCCTTACCAGTTTGAAACTGGAGGCAGAACTTCGTTTTTTAAAAGCCCAGGTTAATCCGCATTTTTTATTTAACGTTTTAAATAATATTTATACCCTCACGTATTTAGAAGGAAAAGTGGCCGCGCCGCAAATTTTAAAACTCAGCGGTTTAATGCGGTATATGTTATACGAAAGTAATGAAGCTTTAGTACCACTTGCTAAAGAGCTGGAGTATATTAATAATTACCTAGATTTACAGCAGTTAAAAAATGAAAATAAAAACAAAGTTCAATTCAAATTAATTGGAGATCCTGCTGCAATTAAGATTGCTCCATTACTATTTATACCCTTTTTTGAAAATGCATTTAAACACGGTGATGTAATGAATACCACCGATGGCTTTTTGCGTGCTGAAATTAACATCTCCCAAAACTATTTAAAATTTAATATTGAAAACAGCATCGCACCACCGGAAAGCAGAAAAGATAAAACGGGCGGAATTGGATTAGAAAATGTAAAAAAGCGTTTAGATTTGCTTTATCCGGAAAAATTCGTTTTGGATATTTTTACACGGGATAATGTTTTTTTTGTTCACCTTACAATTGATTTGTTTTGA
- a CDS encoding vanadium-dependent haloperoxidase gives MKYCTLLLLFFTAQIKAQTTIHDAIHDVSDVIVHDVFTAPATSRIYAYCAFAAYEAMAPGYTGFNTFAGKANGMPLMPQAENAEKIDFEAAGILACYFTAQSFIFSEQLIEEKMDVYIATYQNQYPNKTLGPTIIYAKNIASQIETWSHSDNYISTRPLPRYTLINEPYAWQPTGPDFADANEPYWGKLRPFFIDSTTIHNIAKPLEFSIQKDAPFYNDALEVYQTTNNLTAEQKQIADFWDDNPYAVTYVGHMQYAKKKISPAGHWLNIAGIVLQQQHFTSIQSAYVYALLAATNADAIIACWDAKYTFNLMRPETYIKTYIDPAWQPFLTTPPFPEYSSGHSTVSAASSTILTYCIGDNLLFTDSIESAYGIAPRTFNSFHKAAEEAGISRLYGGIHFRTAMQNGAKHGEQIALFIIQKTK, from the coding sequence TTGAAATATTGTACACTTTTACTCCTGTTTTTTACTGCGCAAATTAAAGCGCAAACTACAATACACGATGCCATACACGATGTTTCGGATGTAATTGTACACGATGTTTTTACGGCGCCGGCAACCAGCAGAATATACGCCTACTGTGCCTTTGCAGCCTACGAAGCAATGGCACCGGGATACACAGGTTTTAATACATTTGCCGGAAAAGCGAATGGTATGCCTTTAATGCCACAAGCGGAAAATGCAGAAAAAATTGATTTTGAAGCCGCCGGAATTTTAGCTTGTTATTTTACTGCGCAATCATTTATTTTTTCTGAACAATTAATTGAAGAAAAAATGGATGTATATATTGCAACATATCAAAATCAATATCCAAATAAAACACTTGGACCAACAATTATTTATGCAAAAAATATTGCATCACAAATTGAAACATGGTCGCATAGTGATAATTATATTTCCACACGTCCGCTTCCGCGATATACATTAATAAATGAACCTTACGCATGGCAACCAACGGGTCCCGATTTTGCTGATGCAAACGAACCTTACTGGGGAAAATTAAGGCCTTTTTTTATTGATAGTACTACCATCCACAATATTGCCAAGCCATTGGAATTCAGCATCCAAAAAGATGCTCCTTTTTACAACGATGCTTTAGAAGTTTATCAAACCACCAACAACTTAACGGCAGAACAAAAACAGATTGCCGATTTCTGGGATGATAATCCTTATGCAGTTACCTACGTTGGCCACATGCAATACGCAAAGAAAAAAATATCACCGGCCGGCCACTGGCTGAATATTGCCGGAATTGTACTGCAACAACAACACTTTACAAGTATACAGTCTGCCTATGTTTATGCTCTACTTGCCGCAACCAATGCCGATGCCATTATTGCTTGCTGGGATGCAAAATATACCTTCAATTTAATGAGGCCCGAAACTTATATTAAAACATATATCGACCCCGCATGGCAACCTTTTTTAACCACGCCACCCTTTCCGGAATACAGTTCCGGCCATAGCACCGTTTCCGCCGCATCTTCAACAATCCTTACTTATTGTATCGGCGACAATTTGTTATTTACCGACAGTATTGAGTCGGCTTATGGCATAGCACCACGTACATTTAATTCATTCCACAAAGCGGCTGAAGAAGCCGGTATAAGCCGCTTATACGGCGGAATTCATTTTAGAACAGCAATGCAAAACGGAGCAAAACACGGCGAACAAATCGCGCTGTTCATTATCCAAAAAACGAAGTGA
- a CDS encoding response regulator transcription factor has product MKYSCLIVDDEALALRLMEDYVLKIPQLEIVGKCSNALSALQILNARQIDILFLDIQMPDLTGIELIKIVKNKPAIILTTAYSEHALEGYRLDITDYLLKPIPFERFVQAANKAIEWCNFKNFNPALPAQNNTTQNLPDHFFVKSDYKQVKIFYSDILYIEGLREYVSIFTSEKRIITLETLKNMELLLAEQNFIRIHKSYIINKGKVNAINGNMVELGKQKIPIGKSYKAEVLQLLKIK; this is encoded by the coding sequence TTGAAATATTCATGCTTAATTGTTGATGATGAAGCACTGGCATTGCGGCTGATGGAAGATTATGTATTAAAAATTCCGCAGTTAGAAATTGTAGGTAAATGTTCCAATGCATTGTCCGCTTTGCAAATTTTAAACGCAAGACAAATAGACATTTTATTTCTTGACATTCAAATGCCTGACCTCACCGGAATTGAATTGATAAAAATTGTAAAAAACAAACCGGCCATTATACTTACTACGGCGTATTCAGAACACGCTTTAGAAGGTTACCGGCTCGACATTACCGATTATCTGCTAAAACCAATTCCGTTTGAACGATTTGTTCAGGCTGCAAACAAGGCTATTGAATGGTGTAATTTCAAAAACTTTAATCCTGCCTTACCAGCGCAAAATAATACAACTCAAAATTTACCCGACCATTTTTTTGTGAAGTCTGACTATAAACAGGTAAAAATATTTTATTCAGATATTTTATACATAGAAGGATTACGCGAATACGTAAGCATCTTTACTTCAGAAAAAAGGATAATAACATTAGAAACATTAAAAAACATGGAATTGTTATTAGCCGAACAAAATTTCATCCGCATACACAAATCTTACATTATTAATAAAGGTAAAGTAAATGCTATAAATGGCAATATGGTTGAACTTGGCAAACAAAAAATCCCGATTGGCAAAAGTTATAAGGCAGAGGTATTGCAATTGTTAAAAATAAAATAA
- a CDS encoding CPBP family intramembrane metalloprotease, translating into MDSIKHPKYYILIAGLVTLFGIGGVGLGLMYFFHKSLFYQLLIHPARSIAFQVAIGTIYAIIALIPLTILLQLKMLDGTRHFFADLLLRFKVSFPQIILLSLCAGIGEELLFRGAIQPWLGIWLTAALFIALHGYLNPKNKPLFIYGIVLLVVSAGFGYLLPKYGIYAAMSAHFWIDVVLMLYLKKAASKLKT; encoded by the coding sequence GTGGATTCAATAAAACATCCAAAATATTACATATTAATTGCCGGCTTAGTCACGCTTTTTGGTATTGGCGGGGTTGGTTTGGGGCTGATGTACTTTTTTCATAAAAGTTTATTTTATCAGTTATTAATACATCCGGCAAGGAGCATAGCCTTCCAGGTTGCTATTGGGACAATTTACGCCATAATTGCACTTATTCCGCTCACAATACTACTACAGCTCAAAATGTTGGATGGAACCCGTCATTTTTTTGCCGATTTATTGTTGCGGTTTAAGGTGAGTTTTCCGCAAATCATTTTATTATCATTGTGTGCCGGTATTGGCGAAGAGCTACTTTTCAGAGGTGCAATTCAACCCTGGCTGGGCATCTGGCTTACCGCTGCGTTGTTTATAGCACTACATGGTTATCTCAACCCCAAAAACAAACCGCTTTTTATTTATGGCATAGTTTTGTTAGTAGTGAGTGCCGGTTTTGGTTATTTATTGCCAAAATATGGTATTTACGCGGCTATGAGTGCACATTTTTGGATAGATGTGGTATTGATGCTTTACCTGAAAAAGGCTGCATCAAAACTCAAAACCTGA
- a CDS encoding ATP-dependent helicase, giving the protein MQISTNHKKSFEAAYEGLNAQQRKAVDSIEGPVLVVAGPGTGKTQILAVRIGKILMETDTLPDNILCLTYTDAGTIAMRKRLLDFIGPDAYRVHIYTFHAFCNDVIQANLDYFGKRELEPISELENVNLIEEMLQELPIDHPLKKLKGDTSYDVSRLNNFFKMMKDEDWDENRLNTAIDQYIADLPNREDYIYKKGSTKTGVKIGDIKQKDLQAEIDKMEKTRAAANLYPEYVARMKALGRYDYSDMILWVIKAFKDPSPAGENMLRNYQERYLYFLVDEFQDTNGAQNEILNLLISYWDVPNVFAVGDDDQSIFEFQGARVKNIIDFYRSYESEIQVVVLTENYRSHQAILDASKSIIESNKERLINRLDGLSKVLTAAHPARQTLHEPLLLEYQNPAQEHAGVLMQIEKLIQDGVNPDTIAVLYHKHAQAEELINVFEKRGLPYQVRRKINILELPLVTQIINILKYLGDESRKPHTGEHLLFEIMHYPFFEIHPHDIAAISAWISSKRDKNFTWRSVLSDNTVLSTIKLRSYPSIIKFEANITHWIAETFNLTLQMLFEKVLNESGLLQYLLKADNRVFNLEVITTLFDHIKSEGLRLPRITIRQYMDTLEQMEMHGLKIEIQKSISKPGGVNFITTHSSKGLEFMYVFLIGMNSDKWEKARADSRRFSLPDTLTFTEGSSKEEGLRRLFYVAMTRAEQHLIISYAAHTNEGKDTEPSSFIAQLKEGTGLIQQPQTIGEELLAEYKITALIETPPVKIELFDKNYIQQKVEHFVMSASALNAYLDCPLKYYFERIVGVPAAKNDSMSFGSAIHYALRRMFERMRESEQQQFPTINIVIDDFIYEMRRNEDSFTAKQFQNRIELGMQVLTDYYNKYLHQFNKVVVLEYPIRNVIMDEVPITGVFDKVEFWGKDVNVVDYKTGNSDRSREKLYAPNEKDPLGGDYWRQIMFYKILLDNQKYKPWKMVSGEIDFLEKNEKGELVKHRFNIIQDEVDIVKAQIKDVYRRIKNLEFTTGCGEEDCDWCNFVREIG; this is encoded by the coding sequence ATGCAAATTTCAACCAACCATAAAAAATCATTCGAAGCAGCATACGAGGGGTTAAATGCACAACAGCGCAAAGCCGTTGATAGCATTGAAGGTCCGGTATTGGTTGTTGCGGGTCCCGGAACGGGAAAAACACAGATTTTGGCAGTTCGTATCGGGAAAATCCTGATGGAAACCGATACTTTGCCCGATAATATTTTGTGTTTAACCTATACCGATGCAGGCACAATTGCCATGCGCAAGCGTTTGCTGGATTTTATTGGGCCGGATGCCTATCGCGTGCATATTTATACGTTTCATGCATTTTGTAACGATGTAATTCAGGCGAATCTCGATTATTTCGGAAAACGTGAACTGGAGCCCATTTCAGAGTTGGAGAACGTTAATTTAATTGAGGAAATGTTACAGGAGCTGCCTATTGATCATCCGTTAAAAAAATTAAAAGGTGATACCAGTTATGATGTAAGTCGCCTGAATAATTTTTTTAAAATGATGAAAGATGAGGATTGGGATGAAAACAGATTAAATACTGCAATAGATCAATATATTGCGGATTTACCCAATCGTGAGGATTATATTTATAAAAAGGGAAGTACAAAAACAGGGGTTAAAATTGGTGACATAAAGCAGAAAGATTTACAGGCGGAAATAGATAAAATGGAAAAAACCCGCGCTGCAGCCAATTTGTATCCTGAATATGTTGCCAGAATGAAGGCCCTTGGCCGATACGATTACAGCGATATGATTTTATGGGTTATCAAAGCATTTAAGGACCCTTCGCCTGCAGGAGAAAATATGTTGCGCAATTATCAGGAGCGGTATTTATATTTTTTGGTAGATGAATTTCAGGATACCAATGGCGCACAAAATGAGATATTAAATTTACTGATTAGTTATTGGGATGTTCCAAACGTTTTTGCAGTTGGAGATGATGATCAGAGTATATTTGAATTTCAGGGAGCGCGTGTAAAAAACATCATCGATTTTTATCGCTCTTATGAAAGCGAAATTCAGGTGGTTGTTTTAACTGAAAATTACCGTTCGCATCAGGCAATTTTAGATGCTTCAAAAAGTATTATTGAGTCAAATAAGGAGCGGCTTATAAACAGGCTGGATGGATTGTCGAAAGTGCTTACTGCGGCGCATCCTGCTCGACAAACATTACATGAACCGCTATTGCTTGAATATCAAAACCCGGCACAGGAACATGCCGGTGTGCTGATGCAAATTGAAAAATTAATTCAGGATGGTGTTAATCCGGATACCATCGCGGTGTTATATCATAAACATGCACAGGCTGAAGAATTAATTAATGTATTTGAAAAACGCGGTTTACCATATCAGGTACGCAGAAAAATAAATATTCTTGAATTACCCTTAGTAACGCAAATAATAAACATATTAAAATATCTCGGCGATGAAAGTCGCAAGCCGCATACCGGAGAACATTTGTTGTTTGAAATTATGCATTATCCGTTTTTTGAGATTCATCCACATGATATTGCGGCAATTTCTGCATGGATTAGTTCGAAGCGGGATAAAAATTTTACCTGGCGTTCAGTTTTAAGTGATAATACGGTTTTGAGCACGATAAAATTGCGGAGTTATCCATCTATTATAAAATTTGAAGCAAATATTACGCATTGGATTGCCGAGACGTTTAATCTTACCTTACAAATGTTATTTGAAAAGGTATTAAATGAAAGTGGTTTGTTGCAATATTTATTAAAAGCAGATAACCGTGTATTTAATCTGGAAGTAATTACTACTTTATTTGACCATATTAAATCGGAAGGGTTGCGATTGCCACGGATAACAATTAGGCAATACATGGATACGCTGGAGCAAATGGAAATGCACGGATTAAAAATTGAAATACAAAAATCGATTTCAAAACCGGGCGGTGTTAATTTTATTACCACACATTCCAGCAAAGGGCTTGAATTTATGTATGTGTTTTTAATCGGTATGAATAGCGACAAGTGGGAAAAAGCGCGTGCCGATTCAAGGCGTTTTTCGCTGCCGGACACGCTCACTTTTACAGAGGGAAGCAGCAAGGAAGAGGGTTTGCGCCGATTGTTTTATGTTGCCATGACCAGGGCAGAACAACATTTGATTATTTCATATGCAGCCCATACGAACGAGGGAAAGGACACGGAGCCGTCTTCATTTATCGCTCAATTAAAAGAAGGAACAGGATTAATACAACAACCGCAAACAATAGGCGAAGAATTACTTGCAGAATATAAAATTACAGCACTTATTGAAACACCTCCTGTTAAAATTGAATTGTTCGACAAAAATTATATCCAACAAAAAGTTGAACATTTTGTGATGAGTGCTTCGGCATTAAATGCATATTTAGATTGTCCGCTAAAATATTATTTCGAAAGAATTGTAGGTGTTCCTGCTGCAAAAAATGACAGTATGTCGTTTGGGTCTGCTATTCACTATGCATTACGCAGAATGTTTGAACGCATGCGTGAATCGGAGCAGCAACAATTTCCGACAATTAATATTGTGATAGATGATTTTATTTATGAGATGCGCAGAAATGAGGATTCGTTTACAGCAAAACAATTTCAAAACAGGATTGAATTAGGAATGCAGGTATTAACTGATTATTATAATAAATACCTTCATCAGTTTAATAAAGTTGTTGTGTTGGAATACCCGATTAGAAATGTAATTATGGATGAAGTGCCTATTACGGGCGTGTTTGACAAGGTTGAATTTTGGGGTAAAGACGTGAATGTGGTAGATTATAAAACAGGAAATTCGGACCGTAGCAGAGAAAAATTATATGCACCTAATGAAAAAGATCCGTTGGGTGGTGATTACTGGCGACAAATCATGTTTTATAAAATATTGCTGGATAATCAAAAATATAAACCATGGAAAATGGTAAGTGGAGAAATTGATTTTCTTGAAAAAAATGAAAAAGGTGAATTAGTGAAACATCGTTTTAATATTATTCAGGATGAAGTTGATATTGTAAAAGCGCAAATTAAAGATGTTTATCGGCGCATTAAAAACTTAGAATTTACAACAGGTTGTGGTGAAGAAGATTGCGACTGGTGTAATTTTGTACGTGAAATTGGTTGA
- a CDS encoding putative metal-dependent hydrolase — protein MQNLQYPIGKFSAPTEFSRALIDSYIAIIKSFPEKITAATKNLSAQQLNTPYRPEGWTVMQVVNHCADSHMNSIIRLKLALTEEKPTVKGYNESEWAKLVDSINFPIDASLKIIEGVHARWIAILNSMSDADFHKSFIHPVSGKEISLFVNTALYAWHCEHHLGHIGIVANA, from the coding sequence ATGCAAAACCTCCAATACCCAATCGGCAAATTTTCAGCACCAACCGAATTTTCCCGCGCATTAATTGATTCATATATAGCAATAATTAAATCCTTCCCCGAAAAAATTACTGCTGCCACAAAAAATCTTTCAGCACAACAATTAAATACACCTTATCGCCCTGAAGGGTGGACTGTTATGCAGGTGGTGAATCATTGTGCCGATAGTCACATGAATAGTATTATCCGTTTGAAGCTAGCCCTCACTGAAGAAAAACCCACCGTTAAAGGATATAATGAATCAGAATGGGCTAAATTAGTTGACAGCATTAACTTCCCGATTGATGCATCGTTAAAAATAATTGAAGGAGTACATGCGCGCTGGATTGCAATATTAAATAGCATGTCGGATGCTGATTTTCATAAATCATTTATTCATCCCGTTAGCGGAAAAGAAATTTCATTATTTGTGAATACCGCATTATACGCCTGGCATTGTGAGCACCACCTTGGACATATCGGCATTGTAGCAAATGCCTGA
- a CDS encoding glycosyltransferase — MPDKTSLYAPLLVETAWEVCNQVGGIYTVVRSKAPEIVDKWAGNYCMVGPLLHSKLPAEFEEGFEYDDAFGEAVLEMRKLGFEIHYGRWLTDGKPKVILMPPLQVFDKIKEIRTTLLHDHKINIFNPDDLLQQVIAFGDLVTHFLRTLESLQKGNPIIAHFHEWMTGMPIGAIKKEKLKIKTVFTTHATLLGRYIAGNDENFYKNLSNYDWLQMAQKFYIEPQTRLERMAANDCDIFTTVSDITGKECEFLLGRKPDMILPNGISLPRFLATHELQNLHGQFRNKIDEFVMSHFFHSYTFDLDKTVYFFTSGRYEYHNKGYDLTLEALKRLNDRMKKENMDKTVVMFFITKRPFETINPLVLHARAAMDDIRATCEEMLKQIREKLFKAAATNVDPNVPELNDFIDDYWKFRYRKQIQSWKSDFWPIVVTHNLKNDAGDEILNYLRGHDLINKPGDKVKMVYHPDFVAATSPLFGMEYPQFVRGCHLGLFPSYYEPWGYTPLECVARGVPAVTSDLSGFGNYCQTKFRNLDERGIYIVKRKTKTFDESADELCDTMYNFVQLSRRERIILRNTVESYAENFDWSNLASNYEKAYQLVLQGK, encoded by the coding sequence ATGCCGGATAAAACGAGTTTATATGCACCGTTATTAGTGGAAACAGCCTGGGAGGTGTGTAATCAGGTGGGTGGAATTTATACTGTAGTGCGCAGCAAGGCACCTGAAATTGTAGATAAATGGGCGGGAAATTACTGTATGGTAGGGCCGCTTTTACATAGTAAACTACCTGCGGAGTTTGAAGAAGGATTTGAATATGATGATGCTTTTGGGGAAGCCGTTTTGGAGATGCGGAAGCTGGGTTTTGAAATTCATTATGGCCGTTGGCTCACAGATGGCAAGCCGAAAGTGATTTTGATGCCGCCGTTGCAGGTGTTCGATAAAATAAAAGAAATACGAACAACCTTATTGCACGACCATAAAATAAATATTTTTAATCCGGATGATTTATTGCAACAGGTAATTGCTTTTGGTGATTTAGTGACGCATTTTCTGCGCACATTAGAATCGTTACAAAAAGGGAATCCCATTATTGCACATTTTCATGAATGGATGACCGGGATGCCGATTGGTGCAATTAAAAAGGAAAAATTAAAAATAAAAACAGTTTTTACTACGCATGCCACCTTATTAGGCCGTTATATTGCGGGTAATGATGAAAATTTTTATAAAAACCTGAGCAATTACGACTGGTTGCAAATGGCGCAAAAATTTTACATCGAACCACAAACACGGTTAGAGCGGATGGCGGCCAACGATTGCGATATTTTTACCACCGTTAGTGATATTACCGGAAAAGAATGTGAATTTTTGTTGGGCAGAAAACCGGATATGATTTTACCGAATGGTATCAGCTTACCACGATTTTTGGCAACACATGAATTACAAAATTTGCACGGACAATTCAGAAATAAAATTGATGAATTTGTGATGTCGCATTTTTTCCATTCTTATACTTTTGATTTAGATAAAACAGTTTATTTTTTTACTTCAGGCCGTTATGAATATCACAATAAAGGATATGACTTAACTTTAGAAGCATTAAAACGATTAAACGATAGAATGAAAAAAGAAAACATGGACAAAACAGTTGTCATGTTTTTTATCACCAAACGTCCCTTTGAAACCATTAATCCGCTTGTGTTACACGCCAGGGCTGCTATGGACGACATCAGAGCAACCTGCGAAGAAATGTTAAAACAAATTCGTGAAAAATTATTTAAAGCAGCAGCAACAAATGTTGATCCGAATGTGCCTGAATTAAATGATTTTATCGACGATTATTGGAAATTCAGGTACCGAAAACAAATTCAAAGCTGGAAAAGTGATTTCTGGCCAATAGTTGTTACACATAATTTAAAAAATGATGCCGGTGATGAAATATTAAATTATTTACGCGGTCACGATTTAATTAATAAGCCGGGAGATAAAGTGAAAATGGTATATCATCCTGATTTTGTTGCAGCTACTTCGCCGTTATTCGGCATGGAGTACCCACAATTTGTAAGGGGATGCCATTTAGGCTTGTTCCCAAGTTATTATGAGCCATGGGGATATACACCGCTTGAATGTGTTGCGCGCGGTGTACCGGCTGTTACCAGCGATTTGAGCGGGTTTGGAAATTACTGTCAGACAAAATTCCGCAACCTGGATGAGAGAGGTATTTACATCGTAAAAAGAAAAACAAAAACCTTTGATGAAAGCGCAGATGAATTATGTGACACAATGTATAATTTCGTTCAATTAAGCAGAAGAGAAAGAATTATTTTAAGAAACACGGTTGAGAGTTATGCCGAAAATTTTGACTGGAGCAATTTAGCTTCTAATTATGAAAAAGCATATCAATTGGTGTTGCAAGGAAAATAA